The genomic window TGCAAAGAAGAAACAAATGCCGAGCACCAGTAAACAAGCCCCGAGTAATTTTGGAATTAAGTCCGAATCAACAGGCACAAAAGCATACTCAGGTAGTTGAAAGGCCATGATTAAATACGAAGCCGCAATAAAAATTAATACAAGTGAAATTCCACGGTTTACTGTTAGTTTCATCAGTGATCCTCCTATCCACCAAATCCAAGTTCATCTAATGCTGCTTGCAAGTCAACAGACTGCTCATCTAAAAATTCCGTAAATTCTTCATGCCCCATATACAGTTCATCCCATCCGTATGCTTCTCGAACTTCGGCAAATGAATCCGAAAGAGATGCTTGTTTAAATACATCCTCGTAGTAGGCAAGTTGTTCATCGGTCATGTCGGGCGGACCAAACACACCTCGCCACACAACAAATTCAGCGTCGATCCCTTGCTCGATAGCTGTTGGTAGTGTTGATAGATAGTCACCCTCTAAACGTTCAGGTGCTGTAATGCCTAGTATTTTCATTTTACCTGCTCGCGCTTGTTCAGCAGCCTCTGAGACACCTGTTGACACAATATCAACGCTTCCGTTTAAAACTGACGTCATCGCACCGCCATCTTGATCAGAAACGTAGCGAATTTTTGTAATATCCACACCAGCAGCTTGCGCAAATAGTATAAACTGCATGTGATCCATACTGCCTGGAGAGGATACACCAATCGTTGTCACTTGCGATGGGTCTTCTCGCATATCAGCAAACAGTTCGTCTAACGTATCCCATTTTGCGTCGTCTCGAACGGCAAACGCACCGTAGTCCGCTATTAAATTAGCAATTGGTGTAAAATCTTTGTAGCCATATTGTGACTGCCCAGCTAACTCAACAAAGTGAAGTGGAGGCGATCCAATAAAGATATTGTGCGGGTCATTTCGCTTATGAATGTATGCCCAGGCAA from Shouchella hunanensis includes these protein-coding regions:
- a CDS encoding tripartite tricarboxylate transporter substrate binding protein; protein product: MKKSWLLPLACTVLLGACSMPVQHGSVDASGNWKPDRSIEFIAPAAAGGGWDTTARMLSKTIDENNLANQSFGVVNKPGGGGAVAWAYIHKRNDPHNIFIGSPPLHFVELAGQSQYGYKDFTPIANLIADYGAFAVRDDAKWDTLDELFADMREDPSQVTTIGVSSPGSMDHMQFILFAQAAGVDITKIRYVSDQDGGAMTSVLNGSVDIVSTGVSEAAEQARAGKMKILGITAPERLEGDYLSTLPTAIEQGIDAEFVVWRGVFGPPDMTDEQLAYYEDVFKQASLSDSFAEVREAYGWDELYMGHEEFTEFLDEQSVDLQAALDELGFGG